A segment of the Orcinus orca chromosome 4, mOrcOrc1.1, whole genome shotgun sequence genome:
cctctcactgttgtggcctcttctgttgcggagcacaggctccagacgcgcaggttcagcggccatggctcacgggcctagccgctccgtggcatgtgggatcttcccggaccggggcacgaacccatataccctgcatcggcaggcggactctcaaccactgcgccaccggggaagcccactaGCTCTACTTTTTATCCTACATCGTCACCTCTGATCATCTAAAAATCTTAGATGTTGCAAAGTAAAGAATGAACCTTGTCCACAATAAACATAGGTACTTTACAAAACTGCACATACAGCCTATGGTTATAACCTAAAACTGTCTTCTAGACATGGAGATATTAGCCAAGAGCCTTTCCTTTCACCCTTCCTCTTACCCTTCCACCAGCATTTCAACGACTAAGTACAGGACTACATCTAGCTCTAAGAAGTGGATTAACATAGACACTCCCAGAAGACACAGCCCTtcctaaaaaacaataaaagagcaTTTATAAAGGGATTATTTTACTACCtctacttttaatatattttgggcaTTAGGACCTGTTTATTCTTTAATGCACAGCAATATTAACTGAAATGCACAAGTAGTACAATGGTTAGACAATCTGAACGTCTAGACTCATGGGCACAGAACCCCCCTCTGTACACTTTTGAATACAGAGACATGTCCAAGGTTTCTTTGAAGACCTCATGTATCCTATAATGTGTAAGGTAACACAATATACAGCAGGTCTTAGCTAAACAGTGTTAGTGAATAAATCAGTGAATATGTATCACTAAAGGAAAGtttcgttttcatttctaatcagtCACAATTCTCAAATTAGACTTCACATGGCCCAAAGTACCTGTGGTATAAAAAGGTGCTTTGGAAGGCTGGGCAAAAAGGATGAGGCCCCAGACACAGGTTGTCTTCCTCTTACAACTATGTCCAAATCTTACACAATATTCAaacttcccattttctttttttcttatttatttataccttcaaaattttagaagaaactcttaaaatattaaatgtataagATTACTTTTTATCAAAAGAATGACTGCAGTAAATGATTTCCAACTTGTAAAAAATTTTAAGCCAATTTCTCCTGTTGTTTAGCAGTTACTGACTATGCCTACTGAAGTTCTTATTTCCTGTTTTACAATGTATTCCATATTTTTCTCCAgcccatttgttttcttcttataacTTACAGTCTAGCAGTAGAACATATTAAATTAACCTGATTTTCCACCTCTCCCAACCCCAAAGTTCATAGTCTAGTAGGTAAGCTTAAGGAAAATATTAAGCTGAAAAAAATTAGTATCCTTCTAAGAGTGACCATGTGAAGTGAATTATAGAAAGAATTTCAACAGGAAATAGAATCAGGAGAGCAAACTTCCTTCTGGTTCTTCCTGAGTGATGATGGTATAGCCTTTCCCCATTATTGTGATTAAACTATTGCTGATTCACAAATCAGATATGTTTGTATTCAACCATAAGCTCAAAACCATTTCCACAGCAAGATATAAAGTTTTTTGGCATTATTCATCGTATCATTCTTTTTCTGTCCATCCCACCTCTCCTCTCTGCAACACGTACTGTTTACTATATCTGTGAGTTTCAatgtacccttccccctccccgacccccaTACAAACACTATCCACATTTCCTTCCTGGTTCACTTACTAAGATTAGTCAAAAGTTCCTAATCCTTTTGGGGAAACTATATGGAAGTCTTCTGAGCTAATGATGCTACTTGACTTAGTTGATACCAGGAAAGAGGTAGGCATGTAGCACAGGATCATCAACTCATTGTCTTAATCAACAAGTGTATTTTGTCACAAAAGACACATCGACAGCAAGGTTTGTGAGGAAGTATTAACACATTTCTTGAGTCACTAAAATTTCACAAGCCTATTAGCGTGTGAGGTAAATAACGTTTTgctagttttcatttcttcaatATGTATtaagtatctactatgtgccaggcattacaAAGTCTCTTTGCTGTGTGACTTAGTCATTTaactacttcttttttaaaagtgagaTCTCAAATATTTGTGCAAAGCAATGGGATATAAATACTAATttgctattactactactactattgctaACTGCTATTACTGTCACATGCATGATTTTCTTGGATTTCCATGAAGAGAAACATAATACTGACTTGAATAACCTGACTATACAGAAAtgggtaaaaaatattttaaaatcagttattcAAGCAAAAGAAGTTACTTTATGCAAAGTTATTACTTCAGAGAATGCTAGAAAATTAGTGTCAGAGGCTCTTGGGTTTAAAAATAACTTGACAGCTTTTTATGACTCTTACTTTGTcaccctggttttttttttgtggtaagttactttatctctttttcctttaagtCATTGTCTTATAAATAGCAGTGTCATTCAGGAAACTAGCAAGTTTTCTAAGACTCAGAACAGAACTTATCTGTTagctatttcaaaagaaaatatctagagacacTGGAGGAACATTagcctttaaaattaaaacatatattaatTCTGCATTAATTAGAATGTTTTGAACTGACATCTCCTAAATATGAAGGGGATAAGCCACTGCCTACAAATTAGTAATAAAACAACCGATacactaggggcaggacaggaataaagatacagatgtagagaatgggcttgaggacacgggaagggggaagggtaagctgggatgcaacgagagagtggcatggacatatatacactaccaaatgtaaaacagatagctagtgggaagcagccgcgtagcacagggagatcagctcggtgctttgtgaccacctagagggttaggagagggagggtgggagggagatgcaacagggagaggatttggggatatatgtatatgtataactgattcactttgttataaagcagaaactaacacaccattgtaaagccattatactccaataaagatgttaaaacaacaacaaaaaaacccaatgggTACAGAAGATCCTAGAGATGATAAAATGGAGGGTCAGTTTGTTAAAGCGCTTTAATCAATAAATTGAAATACTAGCCAACAAAAGCTTTCCTATAAGTGCTGAAATCTAATATGTCTTCTGTATAACTCTGAGTGCCCAAGAATGATCCAGACCTCAAATACTCTGGCACTAATATAATTGAGGCTGTATCTTATCCAGGGGTGAGGCATGGTgtggggagtggagggagaggggggaaggTGAAAGAGCTGATGGGGAAATATCTTCCTGGGTGCTGTTATACAGGAACAATGCTAAGTTGTGCAAGCctgaggatttttattttaattatattgattGTTACTATTTGTTGAACATCAGATGCCTGACCATCCTTTTCTGATCCTCTTTTACTGCATAACAAGCCATctccaaacttagtggcttacgGCAAAGGTTTGTAATTTCTGATAACTCTGTGTGCTAATGAGGGGTTCTTCTGTTTTCATCTTGCCTGAGCTCACTTGAGTTGGTGTGGTCAGAGGGCAACTGGAATGGCTGAAAAGTCCAAACTGGCCTCTTTCACGTGGGAGGTGTTTCGTGCTGGCTACTGGCTGAGATTTTTGCTGGGACACCTTGGTCCTCCTGTTCGTCCTCCTCTTTTAAGTAGTATCGTTACATTTgtcatgaataaatgaagaaggaggaaggaagggagcaggagagagagaaagagagagagagaaggaagaggagagtaggaaagagagaaaaagacaatgaAAGACAAGagccttcccccctcctcccttcccatcccgtttcctttcttctcctcctcctgctctgtccctctcctcccctcctcgcccctccccagccccagaaaCCATGATGCACCTCCAGGATGCCCTTTCAGGATCCTCTGGAGGGTGCACCACAGCTTTCTTCCTTTGCTGGGAAAGATGGCAGCAGATCACGCAGAACAAACGTCCCCCCTGGGCATAGCTCACTGCCTGAGGGCGCTGTCTCACCCAAAGCTATGCCCACTCCCCAGGGGTAGCCCACATCTAATGGCTGGTCAATGGGCAGATTCAGAGGTCTGCCTCCTTGCCAAAATTCAGAATAACTCTGCAAAGCCAGGCCAGCTCCAGAGCTTCTCACAGGGCCACCCGAATCTTCTGTCACACAGCAGCTCTTCCTTTGCCCACTGCTGCTTGCTTACTTCCTGACAGATGTTAATTTTTAGAGCATTCCTCAAATTTCCTGCATGCAAATCTCCTCTCAGAGTTTGATTCTAGGCAATGCCACCTAAGACACTAttgctgtctccctctctctctcaaaatatctagTTCCTTTTCATTCAGCTTTCAAGAAAAGCTTTGTCAGAGAAAACTTTGAGTGTATTTGCTGCCAAAAGACCTTACCTTAGGTTGAAAGCTTCTCATCTTTGTAATCGCCGTATCATAAGGATCCTGCACGAGGTCCAGTATGAAACAAGATTACCAATAAATGTCAATACCGATATTTGATGGATTAATGTTTATAAGAAGGGAAATACATCATACATCTTTATATTGTTGCCACATAACTGACAgaaaatatatagagaatatgAATGCATTGTTTCCAGAAGCTTCCTGAAAAAGactggtggaaaaaaaaagatttcttagaaGCACTAAAAATTAATCATTCACACATAGGTATAAAGAATGGTAATACATATGAGAAAAATTAAGGGTGCTCAAATGATTgaaccctcagttttctcatttaaagaGGAGCTTGAATTAGGAAGCTTGAGAAAGGAACTAACATTTATCAAGAAACTACTTTGTTCCAGGTTAGTCTTTATTGCCTGAGAGATAGATATTATTGTACTGCTCTtacggatgagaaaactgagggatGGAGAGGCTAAATAAATTGCCAAAGTCACGTAGCTAAAAATACTCAAAACTAGACTTGAAATGCAACTGCTTTGACTTGCACTTCACCACAAACTACAAAGAACTATCACTGGCCTCTCTTGCTGGAAGTGAATCAAATcaactatttttctctttgttcaacCCAAGAGGTGGGTCCGAAATAATCATCACACTTTTATGTGGTAGTGGAAACACATCCATTAAGAACACGGATTTTTCAGAGGGCAGGGGATGTTCTTGCAATTTCTCAATATTTAAGAAATTGGACTCTAGACTTGGTGGAAACAAAGTTTTACACCTAAACTCTATGTCTTGCTATGTCATTATTTCACTTTACATATTTGAAGTATGAACAATCTTTGTCGGgaatataatattaattttgcTGACTAAAAGCCACTGAGGACCATCAGCCAAAATCAGAATCATGTGCACTGATGGTTCTTAGTAGTCAGGGAGGCAAATCGAAATCCCCAGGTTCTTCCTCTGTCTGGTAAATTTCTCAATTTGTAACATCCAGGAAGGACTTTTGAAGTTATGAACAACCTGAGAATTACCCACAGCAACTCTTTTCCTCATGCAAGGATTAAAACTATGATAGAAAAACAAAGCCACTAGTCATATTTTATCATAGATCCTGTCATATCTTCAGGAACTGAAGGATTATGTAAATGTGTCACACCCGAAGGCAAACAAGAAAGTCTGGTAGAATGAAGGGCATCGATTGCACATTGAAAATTGTTTGGATTGGGGGAGAAGCATAGAGTAAATTTTAGCTGAGCGTTTGTTCAATTCCCAGTGATTTCATATATGAGAATGAATTTCAGAGGGATAACAGAGTGAATATAGTATTTAGGAATTTAGAGGAGGAAAATAGAAGGTATATCCTTAGAAGATGTTCATTAGATTAATTTCCCTCGGATATGTTAGTCTTTGAGTTTGCTACTCGCAGGATCAATAGTAACAGCAGGATTGGTGAGTAGTAGCTGTCACTGAGGTTCTTGTATAGGTTATACTTTGGTAATATACTGTGATCTATTTTATTTGTAGAACAGCCAATTATGACACGAGCATGACAAATACGATTTCAAGAATATTACAATAAGGTCTTATTCTATGATCTATAAACAAACTAAACTTACTAATCTTGCTTCTGGGAAAAACAGACATTTTGAATTATGATAAAGAAGTAATCAGTAATGTTTATTTCTTCACATGTTTTGTCCATCCCAAAGGCATTTAATACGCTTTCATTTGTTATTATCAGGCACTTACTCAATGAGTATTTTGGGGCTCATACAATAAATCAGGGATTgtttaaaacactgaaatttatAATTCAAACATTTATAGtaactggtttgtttttttaggatTAGTGTATAACTTATGGgttcaaagggaaaaaatgctATTTGAGAGAGCAATAAAGTACcatagaagtttaaaattttttttttaatttgaggtattttatgattttttatattGTTGAAAAAATTGTCAGCAAACTCATCTCTTTGAATCTACTCTAGGTTTTTTCATATCTTTGTATCTCTGTTTCTCTCACACATACATTCTCTCTCTATTACGTAgatatattaatatgtaataaTAGAACATTTATTAATCTAATTGATATTTGATATATATGGaaagagatgaaaagatataGAATAGCTTAGGTTAGATATAGATATGTTAATAATATATTAGcatatattaataaatacaaatacatgttAATATAAGCATATATAACAATTAATCCAATTGGGGGATGCATGTATGTATACTAATTGGATTagtctctttccttttgttttcttgctcTTCCTCAGAATGAGCTATTCCCATGAAATTGGTATTTTAATACCAGAGAGACAGTGGGAATTGTTTAGATCACTTATCTTTTAAAGCACATACTATGTGCTAGGACTGTCCTAGGAACTGAGGTGAACATCATAAACAtagccctgccctcatggagcttacagtgaAGGTGGAACAGACACTAAATAAATGACCACATGTACATAGTCTCTATAGGCTCTACAGTCATGTTGGTGACAAAATGCTGTGAAGGGAAAGAACAAAATTCTATGACAGGATATAAAAGGGACTTTAATCTAGTGGGGGGAAGGGTCAGAGAGGCCATGAGTGACATGTAAACTGGCCTTGAAGGAAGGACGGGAGTTAGTCAGGTGAAAGTGAGGGGTCAGTGTTATAGGCTGAAGGGACTGCACATACCAAAGCTCTTGTTGGATTGCTTGtaggcaagaaagagaaaagagggtaAAGGAATTAAACTTTATTCAGCACCTACCATGAGCCAGGTGACTGATTTTAGGGCACTATCTGACAACCTGAGTTTCAGgaaaatttattaattcattaaagttAATCTGTATCAGGTATTGGGGATGCGGAGATGAACGAAATATGGCAGATGCTCTGGGAGAACTCTAAGTAGAGCAGGGTAAAAACCCTTATAAGCAAGTAAAAGTAATGCAATGTTGGCTATTCACATAAATTCAGATATTTAGAAGATACTATGGGAACATCAAAATGGAAACCACGAGTTCTGCTGGGAATGCCAAGAAAAACTTCATGAGGGAGGTGTTGATTGAACTGAGCTCTGAAGGATGAATAAGCTTCCTCCTATAGACAGAAAATGGGAAGGGCCTTCCCGGTAGAGGCCCTACCAAATGCAAAGGCCTGGACCTGGAAAGAACTTGCCCTGTAAGGGAACTGAATTCTTGACTGCAAAGATGCTAGGGGAAAATGCAGTTGAAGTAATAATCAGGAGTCATGAAACAGAACTTAATTTGTCATACTTTGTAACTTGTATTTCATGTCTAGGAAACAGGCAGCAGTAAAGGATTTAAGGTAAGGAAGGCTTATCTATTTGTGTTTTCTAAAGAACCCAGACATTGTTGGTGCTGTGAATGAGGAACTGGAAGGAGAGTGAGCTTGGAAATAGGTTGAACTAATGCAAGGACATTGGGAAATGAGGGTCCTCTCTGCTAGCCAAAGAGGAGAGTGGTTAATTTTTACAATAATGTAGAATTAAAGAGGAATGACATTTTTGTAACAGtacaataaagaagaaagaacttgggcttccctggtggtgcagtggttgagagtcctcctgccggtgcaggggacaccggttcgtgccccggtccgggaagatcccacatgccgcggagcggctgggcccgtgagccatggccgctgagcctgcgcatccggagcctgtgctccgcaacggagaggccacaacagtgagaggcccgcgtacaagaaagaacttcagtaaatttttaaaatcttttattgtttttcccagAGAACAAAGGAAGTACCATAAACCATTGAGACCACATTTAACAAGTGCAATTTTAACATAGTAAATGTGATCCATATGTAATTCTTTGTAACAAAATGGTCAAAACCTTTAAAAGATACAGTATAAGCATCTGCAAATCTTAGCAGggcagtgcattttttttttttttaactgcatgaTGAGTTTATATTCAAAGAGCTCAAATATGTTTTCAGAACTTTCAAAGTATAAATCATTGTTAAGTTTgcctttactctttcttttttttaacatctttattggagtataattgctttacaatgtgtctttacttttaagaaactaaaaggatgtatttttataaaaactagaaataaggAATTTACCTAGTTCCTAGCTTCTTCATCAATCCAAAACATATACTTAGAAATATAATACTATAGATATAATACTCCTAATAAACTGGATAATAAATACCATAAAAATCAAAAGTTTAATGAGTAAGTCATGACATTATGCCATACTAGGAAGACATCAAATATCTAAATGTATAGGAAAAGAATATATTAGTCCTTAGAACTCATACATTTAGGAATtctaaataaggaaatatattcCACACAGATAACTATATAATATATCCAGATTTCTAATGCAATGTAACTTAACTAGCTAACCAGGGTCAAGAGTAAGAGTAATATGTCTCTAACATATTCCTCAAGAAACAATACTAAAGTAGTTCCTATTTCATGAAAGGGTGAGAATAACAGTTTATCTCCGTATACAGCATTCTAATGAAATATCATTCACACATTAAAGACACAGCTTTTTCCATAGCACTATAAGAACTATATTGTAGAAATACAATAGTCACCTTGAAAGATTAACAACCAATGATTCCTGATTCACAATTTAGTTAATTGCCAAAGATTTCAGTAGCATAGCAGATAAAATAACAGCAAATAAGGAGCAGGAAATACTACGCTAAACACGCCATAAACTGAGCAGAAAGCTGCAGGGACAAACATAGTTTCCCTCCTCTCATCTCTCTCTTATAGTGGGGAATTCATACAGAAACCTAACTCACTGGAGAAAATTAGCCCTTGCTTCTTGTCTTCACTGGGTCCAGAGATCCCCAGAAAACTCTTCTGCTGAAGAACTGGGCAATTTTTCCAATGCACAGtcctttctcttaatttttcttgtttccactGTTGGGAAAAGAATGACATCAGTATAACCAAATTTCCACACACCTGTCTACCCCAACTTGTTTTCAAAACACAGTTGAGGATCAATAAAAAGCAAAGGGTGGGCTCAAGATCtctagtaacaacaacaacaacaaatacatCTCAGCGGTGAGTTCTGTGTAACCTCCTAGGCAATTACACATGACATTTGTGATAAGGGTTTTCCCAGGACATTCTAGAACAACTTTCGCCCCTTCTCCcgaacttccttttttttttctaagcgtGGTCTGGAATGTGGTTGCCAAATCCCACGCGGAGAATAAGGACTTTGAGAAGTCCGCACTCCAAGAGACAttcagaaatcaaaaagatcaagGTGACAGGTACCTGTCCAACATTTTCTGGATGACCTTCTTGATCAGAGGAGCTTCTGGGTCCAGACAGACTTCCTTTTTGTTCTTCAAGGTGGCtctgcagagagaaaaggaggatgcGCCCATGAGCTGCGGGGGCTGAAGTCAGGGCTGGGGAGACATCCCTCTTGCCAAGGTCACAGTGGACAGCGCCGCGCAGGAGGACTTACACCACTTCCACCTTGGAGCACTGCGGTCCTGGGGCGATCACCTTCAGATTACTGACCATTTTGGGATGAATCCCCGGTGTGGTGGTTAAGCACATGCAACGCAGCTCTCTCACTATGACCGCGACAGGACCCGCTGGGGTAGAAAGAGAGACACGGTTATGGGCAGGTTGCTGGGAGATCTCTTCCCCAGCCAGTCCGACCTGGACATTTCCCCACGCCCAGGGCGTCGCGGCCGCCTGGCAGGCGGGGCCACTCCGCCTGCCCGGTGCGTCCGGCTGGCTGTGAGCTCTCACCGCTGGCGAGGAGCCCTGGCGGCGTCAGCAGCAGCAGCGCGAGCAGCAAGCACAGTGAGCCCGAAGGGCCGGGGATGCGGGCGGCGTGGCTGGACAGGAGTCTCATAGTGGCGAAGAGACTCAGCGAGAGGGGTTCaggagggagaaggggtgggATTTGAAGCTCTAGAGCACCGTGACTTCTTCGGGTCCTCCGCATCCCTTTTATCTGCACTCTCTCCCTCCCGGCAGGAAATTCAATCTTTGGGATGCCTGGGAAATCCCCCGGACTGAGGCGGGGCGGGGTAAAGGGGGCCAAGTGGAGCGGGGTTAGTCAGTGGGGtttggggagggcggctgggagcCGCTGACTGCACCCATTCCGCGATGGACGAGTCAGCTCGCCCCGCGGTGGATGGAGTTCTGCGCTGCTCCCGCTGGAAGTGAGAAGCAGTCCTGCGGAGACTTCATCCTCGGGGCCAGCCTGGGCTAGCGAAAGCCAGCTTCTCCTGGGGCACAGAATCTTCTCAGAGATGCCCGTCGTCTCCATCTAAACAGGAAGACTGGGAACAAAGTAGCCCGGAGGTTTGACTTTAGAAAGATTTCTGAAATTCCTttctaattattattactattattattcaggAAATGTAAGCCATGATTAAAACTGTGCCAAACTGCAAGACCTTACACTCCTGCTTGCAGGCAGACCATTCTAGGTTCTTCAAATTAGTTTATAATTCTCTGGTCTTCAGCCAGCGTTAGAAGCCAAGATAATACGATGAAAGTACCTCTACTCCCACTTGAAGTCAGTGGGAGGACCAGGCTCCAAAATCAAGTCTACTTACTGGAAATCCTATACTTAGTTTTGCAAACATGAGTGTCAAGGTGGTTTAACAAAAATCTTCGAAAATCACCCAGCAAATTGCCCTGGGAAATGATGCCTTGTTTTGCACAGATCAATACACTATGGAAGTGGAAGATGTATGGTCTTGTTTGGGGGTGGAATGGGGAGGGGTGAGTGCAGACTAAAGCAATGCCACAGAGCCCAGCCTCTTAGCTATGGCTCCAGACCTTCCTAACTCCGCGTGTAATTGACCCAAGTTGGAGAAGCTGTGGGGTCTGATGAGTTTAAGTGGCTCATCTGGAAGTTTGGTTCTAGGGATTTGAATCAATTTGGCAGCAAGACAGCACCCACTCTGGCTTCGTTCAAACAACTTCATGGGAGGGAAGGgtgactcacacacacacataggctTCTGGAATCATCCAACTTCTTGATCAGTGGTGTGGCCAAGCCTGTTTCCACAGTACTCTTCTAGTCAGAGTGAGCCCACAGCTGCGCCCTGAACCCGAGGTGTGAGGTAGCTTCcagcttcctctctttctctcctctgtagAAGCAGTTAGCACTGTGAAGTTTTAACGGCTGGGTCTTTCACATGTCTAACTCCATGGCAGGTGTGGCAATGATGTTGGAATGGCATGTAGgcttttttttcatggaaatctAACTAGATCCTATTCTGGATTGTTCTCAAGACTGTTTTCCTCACATTTGGCCAGCCAAGGCAATCGGTAAACATGATGGCAATTAGAAACCAGTCATGGAACACAATTCTTTTCCTTGTCTCTCGTGACCGTGGAACTTTTCTTAACTCCTTCACACATCTTCCTTGGCAGGACATCGCCTCCACTGGTGAGCAAGAAGGAGGTGTCGTAGACCTTTAGAACTTTTAGTCCAGAAGAAAACTTTGGAAATCCCCTAGTTGAAGAGGGCTGAGAGGTTTGGCCTCACTTTGTGGGAAGTTAAATGGGAAGTTCTCTATCCTGCACAGCTTCCTGATCCCATCAGCGTAATAATCCTTCATCCTTCTGAGAAGTGGTGATCTGGGAAAATAACCTTCAGATTATTATTCTATATTGCCTTTTTAGATATTAGACTGTATCTAAAGACGAAAGCCTCACTGATGTGGAtaagataaaatttcaaaaatgtaacTAAAAATCTTGGGCAATTATATTCAATTTAACCACAGGGAATAAGCCATAGTATAAGATTTTGTGGGGGAAAAAGTATGTAATGACTCAAGTAGGTTATTGACTTTttataagtgtgtatgtgtattatgtgtgtgattgtgtgtatgtgtgtttaggtTCCAAATAAGctgttttaaatataaaggaaCTTATGAATTAGTTTTGGCACCCAATTGTAAGATCATAGAAGGGTCATGAGATGTGACTTCCAGTTCTTCTGGACACTCTCCTTACAGATGTGCATGCTTCACCTGGTTTGTACCCAGAATCAACTTACCATAGGTTGTTTACAGAatataaggcaaaaataaatatttctacatCTGGCAAGCAAGTAATAGGAAGTCCCCCCTAGAAATTAGCTGTTGGGCTGCCCAACCTAATCAGGAGGCAGCAGGTAACTTAATCTGAGTTCTGATTGAAATCATTTGGGTGCATCGCCCATGTCTGGTTCCTGTCTAGGCATCCCTGACGTAGACCTTGTGCAAAGACAGATAGGAATGTGGATGGGCCGAAGACTCCCTGCAGTTGACAATGACACCAACTAGGAGGCAGAGCTCTTCAAAAGTAATTGCTTCTTTATTGCAAGTCTAAAGGGAAGCCATTTGCCCTGCCTGCACTGTGTACAGGTAGTATAGAAAGGCACTGTGTTATTTTTGTCCCAAAGTATAACAAAACAATCCACAAAATGACATCCTGATAGCCTGAAAAGTTGACTGTCAAAAGCAACTCAATTTTAGTCATAATACCATAGAGTAATGTAAGAAGAATTAAAACATTCTTGATGGTTTGCCGCTCTGAAGACACTTTCATGTTCATGATGTTTTGAGCCTCATATTGACTCTTCGAGGCAGGTAAGAAACATTTTCCTCTCCTCACTTTTCAGCTTGGGAAAGAAAGGCCAGAGAAAGAGTTAAGAAGCAGAAAATCCAGGATTAGAAGTCAAGCACTGGAGAATCCACCCCAAGAAATTTTTAATGGTTTCCAGATTACAAACCGCTTTCTTCACAGTACTGGCAAATACCCCATGGCTCTCCACATCTGGTTAACTTTACTTTACCACTTTATTGCCCAATAATCATATGTTAAGGTGTTGAAATCCACAGTCTATCTACTCCTGGACTTTGAGGTCACAATGATGTCAAACATCCAAGAGGCTTTCA
Coding sequences within it:
- the LOC101277882 gene encoding C-X-C motif chemokine 6, producing the protein MRRTRRSHGALELQIPPLLPPEPLSLSLFATMRLLSSHAARIPGPSGSLCLLLALLLLTPPGLLASAGPVAVIVRELRCMCLTTTPGIHPKMVSNLKVIAPGPQCSKVEVVATLKNKKEVCLDPEAPLIKKVIQKMLDSGNKKN